One stretch of Stanieria cyanosphaera PCC 7437 DNA includes these proteins:
- a CDS encoding IS607 family transposase, with amino-acid sequence MSNLLTVTEAAQLLGVSTKTIRRWENEGKIKAIRTEGGHRRFEVSSLLGNKHDASLTVAYARVSSSDQKEDLKRQVLVLEAYCAKHGWSYEVIQDLGSGLNYRKKGLIKLIKLLCSYQIERLVITHKDRLLRFGSELIFTLCEIFGTEVIIINRSEDSTYEEDLAADVIEIITVFSARLYGSRSHKNKQIVNQLKQVADELK; translated from the coding sequence ATGTCCAACTTATTAACTGTTACTGAAGCTGCTCAATTACTTGGTGTCTCTACCAAGACAATAAGACGTTGGGAAAATGAAGGAAAAATCAAAGCAATTAGAACCGAAGGTGGTCATAGACGCTTTGAAGTATCTTCATTGCTCGGTAATAAACATGATGCTTCTTTAACAGTCGCTTACGCTAGAGTCTCTAGCTCAGACCAAAAGGAAGACTTAAAACGACAAGTGTTAGTACTAGAAGCTTATTGCGCAAAGCATGGTTGGTCTTATGAAGTCATCCAAGACTTAGGTTCAGGTCTAAACTACAGAAAGAAAGGACTAATAAAATTAATTAAACTTCTTTGCTCGTACCAAATAGAACGATTAGTTATTACACATAAAGACCGATTATTACGATTTGGCAGTGAGCTTATTTTTACTCTATGCGAGATATTCGGAACAGAAGTGATAATTATCAATCGCTCCGAGGACTCTACCTATGAAGAAGATTTAGCAGCAGATGTAATTGAAATAATAACTGTGTTCTCAGCAAGGCTTTACGGGTCGAGAAGCCATAAGAATAAACAGATAGTTAATCAATTAAAGCAAGTAGCGGACGAGTTAAAGTGA
- a CDS encoding RNA-guided endonuclease InsQ/TnpB family protein — protein MITWKTELDFNNKQKTLAKKHAGVRRHSWNWGLSIIKDEIENKSKWSSAIDLHKKLVAEVKSVNDWYYEVSKCSPQQALRDLVVARDRWKKKIAKFPRFKKKGIKDSFYLEGNIQISKNRIKLPIFGWVKTYEKMPVMRAKNCVISCRAGRWFIAFKIEAEKLPISNKPQQVVGVDLGIKALATLSTGFQVDSPKHYKQADKKLKRLQRKLSRQVKGSKNREKTKLRIAKQHYRVASIRQDILHKLTSYLTKNHGEVVTEDLKVSNMLKNHNLARAIANGGFYEFKRQVAYKSNWYRTVHTTIGTFYPSSKTCSSCGAIKKTLKLSERVFNCPCGFSCDRDLNASYNLANLAVSSTVTVCGQSRLQKLRFQ, from the coding sequence GTGATTACTTGGAAGACAGAATTAGACTTTAATAATAAGCAGAAGACTTTAGCCAAGAAACACGCTGGTGTGCGCCGTCATAGCTGGAATTGGGGACTTTCTATTATAAAAGACGAGATTGAAAATAAGTCTAAATGGTCTTCAGCTATTGACCTACATAAGAAATTAGTAGCCGAAGTTAAAAGTGTTAATGATTGGTACTATGAGGTCTCTAAATGCTCTCCTCAACAAGCTTTAAGAGATTTAGTTGTCGCTAGAGATAGATGGAAGAAAAAGATAGCTAAATTCCCACGCTTTAAAAAGAAAGGAATTAAAGACTCTTTTTACTTAGAAGGTAATATCCAGATTAGTAAGAATCGGATTAAATTACCTATCTTTGGTTGGGTCAAAACCTATGAAAAGATGCCTGTTATGCGAGCTAAGAACTGTGTAATTAGTTGTAGAGCAGGTCGTTGGTTTATTGCTTTTAAGATAGAGGCTGAAAAATTACCTATCTCTAACAAACCGCAGCAAGTAGTAGGTGTAGACCTCGGTATTAAAGCACTGGCAACTTTATCAACAGGATTTCAAGTAGACTCCCCAAAACATTATAAACAGGCAGATAAGAAACTTAAACGCTTACAGAGAAAGCTTTCAAGACAAGTCAAAGGAAGTAAGAATCGTGAGAAAACTAAACTCAGAATAGCTAAACAACATTATCGTGTTGCTAGCATTCGTCAAGACATCTTACATAAGTTAACTAGCTACTTAACTAAGAACCACGGTGAAGTAGTTACAGAAGACCTAAAAGTGTCTAATATGCTGAAGAACCACAACCTAGCTAGAGCAATAGCTAACGGTGGATTCTATGAATTCAAGCGACAGGTCGCTTACAAATCGAATTGGTATCGCACAGTTCATACTACTATTGGAACTTTTTATCCCAGTAGTAAAACTTGCTCTAGTTGCGGAGCTATTAAAAAGACTCTCAAGTTATCTGAGAGAGTCTTTAACTGTCCTTGTGGATTTAGTTGTGACAGAGATTTAAACGCTAGTTATAACCTAGCGAACTTGGCGGTAAGCTCTACCGTTACAGTCTGTGGACAGAGTAGGTTACAGAAACTTAGGTTTCAGTGA
- a CDS encoding tyrosine-type recombinase/integrase, producing the protein MMEVPEPKLIFISDKPANEIITDFRVTRVDEYFRSMELSTNSIRAYKRALTRFLAWTDRTWHLLKHQDLDRYKQHLKELELSNATICQELAALKSFFNWLTIKDYISKDPTLTLTKPKLKPPTPQELSDEEVQSLFNALKKRGWHRLRDTALLRVLEHGLRASEVTALNIKDYDGKRLQILEAKRDSVGMVPLLSEARKAIDAYLKWREVESMGTEANSALFLSHSNKSKGKRLTYDGLYGIVKDLVEIAGLEKCYPHRLRHTLATNLALSGMDSMLARRITRHRSETSYQRYSERGLDLKAQEQFWQLFDSTADEV; encoded by the coding sequence ATGATGGAAGTTCCCGAACCAAAATTAATTTTTATTAGCGATAAACCTGCCAACGAAATAATTACCGATTTTCGTGTGACTCGAGTAGATGAATATTTTCGCAGCATGGAATTATCTACTAATTCGATTCGTGCCTACAAACGGGCATTAACTCGCTTCCTGGCGTGGACGGATCGAACCTGGCATCTTCTCAAACATCAAGATTTAGACCGCTACAAACAACATCTCAAGGAATTAGAACTGAGTAATGCTACTATCTGTCAGGAACTCGCTGCTCTCAAGAGTTTTTTTAATTGGCTGACTATCAAAGATTACATCAGCAAAGATCCCACTCTGACTCTAACCAAACCCAAACTCAAGCCACCAACACCTCAAGAATTAAGTGATGAAGAAGTACAATCTTTATTTAATGCCTTAAAAAAACGGGGTTGGCATCGCCTTCGAGATACCGCCCTGTTGCGAGTTTTAGAACACGGTTTGAGAGCCAGTGAGGTTACGGCGTTAAACATTAAAGACTATGATGGCAAACGCTTACAGATCTTGGAAGCTAAACGCGATAGCGTAGGTATGGTACCCCTTTTATCTGAGGCTAGAAAAGCAATTGATGCCTATCTAAAGTGGCGGGAAGTTGAAAGCATGGGTACTGAAGCAAATTCTGCTTTATTCTTATCCCATTCTAATAAAAGTAAGGGCAAGAGATTAACTTACGATGGTTTGTATGGCATCGTTAAGGATTTAGTGGAAATAGCAGGGTTAGAAAAATGTTACCCTCATCGTCTGCGTCATACTCTGGCTACTAATTTGGCATTGTCTGGAATGGATTCGATGCTTGCTCGCAGGATTACTCGCCATCGGAGTGAAACCAGCTATCAAAGATATAGCGAAAGAGGATTAGATCTTAAAGCTCAAGAACAATTTTGGCAATTGTTTGATTCGACTGCGGATGAAGTTTAA
- a CDS encoding RES family NAD+ phosphorylase: protein MFVWGICSQKYRASAFSGIGGLYIPGRWHPQGHKIVYTAESLALASLEIFVHLESNRVSLVAIKAGMSDEVEIEEIEPSQLPDNWQDTSSYPLLQEMGRDWLTSLRIPILKVPCSIVPVEYNYLLNPQPSKLKVVLESSMKFKFDRRMWKSDL, encoded by the coding sequence GTGTTCGTCTGGGGTATCTGTTCTCAAAAGTATCGAGCATCAGCGTTTTCTGGTATAGGTGGGTTATATATCCCTGGTAGGTGGCATCCTCAAGGACATAAGATTGTTTACACTGCTGAAAGTTTGGCACTAGCATCTTTAGAAATCTTCGTTCATCTCGAAAGCAATCGCGTTTCTTTAGTTGCCATCAAAGCTGGGATGAGCGATGAGGTAGAAATTGAAGAGATTGAACCATCACAACTGCCAGATAATTGGCAAGACACATCATCCTATCCTCTCTTGCAAGAGATGGGACGAGATTGGCTAACATCTCTCAGAATACCAATTCTGAAAGTTCCTTGCTCCATAGTGCCAGTAGAGTATAATTATTTGCTCAATCCCCAACCTTCTAAGTTGAAAGTAGTATTAGAATCATCGATGAAGTTTAAATTCGACCGCCGAATGTGGAAGAGTGATTTGTAA